A segment of the Aridibaculum aurantiacum genome:
TCTGGTTACTGCCTGCCACTTTGTTTGTAAGAAATGAATAACCAAGTTGCGGGTGTAGGTAAATGCCTTTCGCTAAATTGAATTTACCCCCGGCTAATAATGGAACAAAACTTACATCTTCGCCAACCTTAACTCCAAAATTCTGGTAGCCTGCGCTTGCTGTTAATTTCACAGGCATGCCAACCGGTATTTCCACTTGTCCATCTACTCCATAAGATGTTGACAGGTTAGCTTTTGTTCCTGTACCAACGTTAGCACCAATGCCGAATGTTGTACCGCCTGTTGATTGTGCCTGTACGGCTACTGCTGAATAAACTAAAGCAGCTACTAATAATACCTTCTTCATACTGATTAATTTTCGTTTATAAATTTTCTTCTTGTTATACAAAACAAGTGCCCCGAACTCAACGAAAGCAGTATAAGGAATTGAAATTCAGCAGTTATTTCTTCAATTTTACCACTTATTATAAAATTTTTTGTATTTAAAAATTGTAGTGACTATTCCCCAGCTTTCCCTTAATGTTAAGAGCTTCATAATGAATTGATCTACTTGATGATAGCATCATAAATGCATAGATACCTTGCCACTGCTGTTATAGAAGAAGATCATTTATAAATTCCTAATTATTTCCTTGCATACTGGTTTAGTAGCGAGCCTTAGTTTGTATCTATGATTAAAAGTCAAAAAAAGAAGTCGCTGAAATATATTGGTTCTGATTGCGGATCAGGTTGTATATTAAATCCTGAACCAAAACTACAATCATGAAAAAGATCATGTTGATCATTTGCCTTTTTACTGCTAATTATTGTTTCTCGCAACAGCTGCCTGATTATGAAAATGTAAAGATGGAGAAGAAGGCAGATTATGCCGAAGCAGATAAAGTTGCTCTTACCGCAGCCAATTTTATATTATCCAATCCGTGTGCTAAAAATGATATCAACAGGTTGAAGTCATTGCAATTCGTGATCAAGTGGATGTCTGGAAGTCCTGATTTCAAATTTTCAATTGATGAGAGTGCAGTTAAGCTTGCCAGGGGTAATGATGAGTTACTGGCACTTTATATGACTGCTATGTCGAAGTTTGCTTTGAAGAACAGGGACGAGGCTGGTGATGCCAAAAAGATGAAACTCGCCGCCATAAGAACCTTGATAGCTTATTGTGAAAATGAAACAAATAATATGAAGATGAGTAGGGAGCTGCGAAAGCTATCTGAGGCGAATAAGAACGGTTCTTTAGAGAGTGTGCTATGAGCTTGGTGCTTGTTTATTCCAAAACAGTTATTGTAATGACTTCGCAAAGGGTTTTGTGTCAAAGATTTCTCGTCAATTGCAATTGTACTATGCTTAGAGTAACCTATTGGCTTGTCCTCATATGGCTTTATTACAATCTGCACATTTAAAAAAGACATCATGGTTAACAACCAATTAAGCAGGAGAAGGGTAATGCAGTTATTAGCTGCTACAATGGTAGGCAGTGCCGCCGTTCCACTTAATTCTTTTTCTCAATTTGTAAAAGAGGAAGAGCAAACTGGTAACCTTAAGCCTGTGTACATTCCACCTGGTAAAGGAAAGAAAGGAAAGATTGCTGTTAATGAGATCACCTTCAAACTAGGTAAAGAACAAACAGCAGGAAACCTGGGCTCTGTCGAAACAACATTATTTCCCGGCTACCTGGGAGCAGTGCCACATATGCATCAAGGCTTCGATGAAGTATGCCGTGTGCTGGAAGGAACATTGACAATAATGGTAGGTGAAGAAATTTTTACAGTAGAAGCTGGTGGCTGGCATCTGCGTCCACGAGGTATGGTACATAGCTTTTGGAACAGTGGAAAGGTGCCGGCGAAATTCATTGAATTATACCTGCCTGG
Coding sequences within it:
- a CDS encoding cupin domain-containing protein, with the translated sequence MVNNQLSRRRVMQLLAATMVGSAAVPLNSFSQFVKEEEQTGNLKPVYIPPGKGKKGKIAVNEITFKLGKEQTAGNLGSVETTLFPGYLGAVPHMHQGFDEVCRVLEGTLTIMVGEEIFTVEAGGWHLRPRGMVHSFWNSGKVPAKFIELYLPGGHEE
- a CDS encoding outer membrane beta-barrel protein, whose amino-acid sequence is MKKVLLVAALVYSAVAVQAQSTGGTTFGIGANVGTGTKANLSTSYGVDGQVEIPVGMPVKLTASAGYQNFGVKVGEDVSFVPLLAGGKFNLAKGIYLHPQLGYSFLTNKVAGSNQNNGEFTYAASVGYGFGKHFDAGIKYLSVDAANAVLLRIGYNF